In Saprospiraceae bacterium, one DNA window encodes the following:
- the polA gene encoding DNA polymerase I, whose amino-acid sequence MEDKRLFLLDGHALVYRAHFAFITRPLINSKGLNTSAITGFVRTLWDLMVNQKPTHIAVAFDPKGGTFRHEYYPQYKANRDAQPEDITIAMKYIPDIIDAFNIPVVMVPNYEADDVIGTLAKQAEKEGYTVYMVTPDKDYAQLVSENIYMYKPGRQGNEVEILGVKEILKNWDIEKVEQVIDVLGLQGDSVDNIPGIPGIGPKTAVALLKEYGSVENIIANAESLKGKQKENVITYAEQALLSKRLATIDLNSPIQFDATRFNLDPMNKEKLKEIFLELEFRTLAQQILGNDSVGKPVNQTGVQQSLFGEEPIQSSAPSSTEKPDYQIAKKNIDNTTHTYHLVQSEVEILDLVNKLQKAEMISFDTETTGIDAHQAELVGLSFSIVPGEAYYIPTPSDQKEVKKTLEYFRPILENPFITKIGQNIKYDMTMMKWYGIELQGFLYDTMITHYLCEPDLRHKLDYLTESYLDYKMVPIEDLIGKGGKNQLSMRQVALEKVKEYAGEDADLTLQLVPVMKKMMAENELDELYKTIEEPLIRVLCDLEYEGIRINGDFLKEYSKELDKLILEKEQEIYRNAGVQFNISSPRQVGEVLFDRLKVPYRWKKTSSGQYSTDFDKLTELAGEHIVIDTILEYRKFSKLKSTYVDALPTMINPRTGRVHSNFNQARAATGRLSSENPNLQNIPIKDEAGREIRKAFIPRDDNHILLAADYSQIELRIIAEISHDQAMLDAFIAGNDFHKATAAKVYGVPYDEVTSDQRRNAKTVNFSITYGAGATNLSRQLGISRKEATELIQSYFREFSGLKNYMDETVRMAREYGYVKTLLGRRRNLRDINSRNSLTASNAERVAINTPIQGTAADMIKIAMINIHKEFKSQNLKSVMVLQVHDELVFDIYKPELETVKAIIGDKMRNAIPGLKVPILVEMGEGNNWLEAH is encoded by the coding sequence ATGGAAGATAAAAGATTGTTTTTGCTTGACGGTCACGCCTTGGTTTACCGGGCACATTTTGCATTTATTACCAGACCTTTGATCAATTCTAAAGGTTTAAATACTTCAGCAATCACCGGATTTGTGCGCACTTTGTGGGACCTGATGGTCAACCAAAAACCCACTCATATAGCTGTGGCTTTTGATCCTAAGGGCGGAACTTTCAGGCACGAATATTATCCGCAATACAAGGCAAACAGAGACGCTCAACCGGAAGATATTACCATTGCCATGAAGTACATTCCTGATATTATAGATGCATTCAACATACCTGTTGTGATGGTGCCCAATTATGAAGCAGATGATGTCATAGGAACGCTTGCAAAACAGGCAGAAAAAGAAGGGTATACAGTTTATATGGTGACTCCTGATAAAGATTATGCTCAGCTTGTTTCAGAAAATATATATATGTATAAACCTGGTCGTCAGGGAAATGAAGTGGAGATACTTGGGGTTAAAGAAATTTTAAAAAATTGGGATATAGAAAAAGTAGAACAAGTGATTGATGTACTTGGCCTCCAAGGCGATAGTGTGGACAATATACCTGGCATACCTGGTATCGGACCTAAAACAGCTGTTGCACTTTTGAAAGAATACGGATCAGTCGAAAATATCATTGCCAATGCAGAAAGTCTCAAAGGAAAACAAAAAGAAAATGTCATCACTTATGCTGAGCAGGCACTTCTCTCAAAAAGACTGGCAACGATTGACTTAAATTCTCCAATACAATTTGATGCTACAAGGTTCAATCTTGATCCTATGAACAAAGAAAAATTAAAAGAAATTTTTCTGGAACTGGAATTCAGAACATTGGCTCAACAGATCCTTGGAAATGATTCCGTAGGTAAACCTGTCAATCAAACCGGTGTTCAACAGTCACTTTTCGGAGAGGAACCAATTCAGTCTTCAGCTCCAAGCAGCACAGAAAAACCTGACTATCAGATTGCAAAAAAGAATATTGACAACACAACTCACACCTATCATCTTGTACAATCAGAAGTGGAAATCCTTGATCTGGTCAATAAACTCCAAAAGGCAGAAATGATCAGTTTCGATACTGAAACTACAGGTATCGACGCCCATCAGGCAGAACTGGTAGGGCTTTCATTTAGTATTGTTCCTGGTGAGGCATATTACATACCGACCCCTTCTGATCAAAAAGAAGTAAAAAAAACTCTTGAATACTTCAGACCCATCCTTGAAAACCCCTTCATAACCAAAATTGGTCAAAATATCAAATATGATATGACCATGATGAAATGGTATGGGATAGAATTGCAGGGATTTTTGTACGATACCATGATCACACACTATCTGTGTGAACCGGACCTGAGACATAAACTAGACTATCTTACTGAATCATATCTGGATTACAAAATGGTGCCAATAGAAGATCTTATCGGCAAAGGGGGAAAAAATCAATTGTCAATGCGTCAGGTAGCTCTTGAAAAAGTGAAGGAATATGCAGGTGAAGATGCGGACCTTACTTTACAGCTTGTTCCGGTGATGAAAAAAATGATGGCCGAAAACGAACTCGACGAATTGTACAAAACCATCGAGGAGCCTCTGATCAGAGTATTGTGCGATCTGGAGTATGAAGGTATCAGAATCAACGGAGATTTTCTCAAAGAATATTCTAAAGAACTTGATAAACTAATCCTTGAAAAAGAACAGGAAATATACCGAAATGCAGGCGTTCAATTCAATATTTCATCACCAAGACAGGTTGGAGAAGTCTTGTTTGACAGATTAAAGGTACCGTATCGATGGAAAAAAACTTCTTCAGGGCAGTATTCTACTGATTTTGACAAGCTGACAGAGTTGGCGGGTGAGCACATTGTCATCGATACCATACTGGAGTACAGGAAATTTTCAAAACTAAAATCCACCTATGTAGATGCTCTGCCTACAATGATCAATCCGCGTACGGGAAGAGTCCATAGCAATTTTAATCAGGCAAGAGCAGCTACTGGCAGATTGAGTTCTGAAAACCCCAACCTGCAAAATATCCCCATCAAAGATGAAGCTGGTCGTGAAATAAGAAAAGCTTTTATACCCAGGGATGATAATCATATATTGCTTGCAGCTGACTATTCGCAGATAGAACTTAGGATCATTGCTGAGATAAGTCATGATCAGGCCATGCTGGATGCTTTTATTGCAGGAAATGATTTCCACAAAGCCACAGCTGCAAAAGTATATGGAGTGCCTTATGATGAAGTCACTTCAGATCAACGACGCAATGCTAAAACTGTCAATTTTTCTATCACTTATGGTGCCGGCGCGACCAATCTTTCCCGACAACTTGGTATATCCCGAAAAGAAGCTACCGAACTTATACAAAGTTACTTCAGAGAATTCAGCGGTTTGAAAAACTATATGGATGAGACGGTCCGAATGGCCAGGGAGTATGGATATGTCAAAACATTGTTGGGAAGGAGGAGAAATTTGAGGGACATCAATTCAAGAAATTCACTTACAGCTTCCAATGCAGAAAGAGTAGCCATCAATACACCTATTCAGGGTACGGCGGCAGATATGATAAAAATAGCCATGATCAATATCCACAAGGAATTTAAGTCACAGAACCTAAAATCCGTCATGGTACTTCAGGTACATGACGAATTGGTATTTGATATATATAAACCAGAACTTGAAACAGTAAAAGCAATCATCGGTGATAAAATGCGCAATGCCATCCCAGGACTGAAGGTGCCTATTTTGGTTGAAATGGGTGAAGGAAATAACTGGTTGGAGGCGCATTAA
- a CDS encoding Rpn family recombination-promoting nuclease/putative transposase, translated as MNSFHDKFIKERLSVKQNAIDFLKISISPDQLDLLDLNTIVHVKNSFVNKDMKELFSDILFECKMKSGDDAYCAVLIEHKSYKDPYAGFQIGEYLFSAYRHQIKNKDHFKIIIPILFYHHEQKWEFQPVEAFFEDKFKDFLKFVPKFETIFFDVKSMQDESILAIRNIAIASMLMTQKHDNDIHVLMDRLEKIFESLQTAEERNSFSSIFVYILHVFKKEDNAIDIIKKSIHKPINQFFMTLYQQITEKSRIEGKLEGKIEGKLEGKIEGKLEGKIEGKLEGKLEGKLEGIFEGKVEVILASYDDGLELSRISKITGLRDSDIIKILKEHKKMK; from the coding sequence ATGAACAGTTTTCATGATAAATTTATAAAAGAGCGTCTTTCTGTCAAGCAAAATGCGATAGATTTCCTGAAAATTTCAATATCGCCAGATCAATTAGACTTGTTAGATTTAAATACAATTGTACATGTCAAAAACTCTTTTGTAAATAAGGATATGAAGGAGTTGTTTTCTGATATCTTATTTGAATGCAAAATGAAGTCAGGAGATGATGCTTATTGTGCTGTACTGATTGAACATAAAAGTTACAAAGATCCTTATGCAGGCTTTCAGATTGGGGAATATCTCTTTAGTGCATACAGACATCAGATAAAAAATAAAGATCATTTTAAAATTATTATCCCAATACTATTTTATCATCACGAGCAAAAATGGGAATTTCAACCAGTTGAAGCTTTCTTTGAGGACAAGTTCAAAGATTTTTTAAAATTTGTTCCAAAGTTTGAAACCATTTTCTTTGATGTAAAATCAATGCAAGATGAGTCAATTTTAGCAATTCGTAATATAGCAATTGCATCAATGCTGATGACCCAAAAGCATGATAATGATATTCATGTGTTGATGGACAGATTAGAAAAAATATTTGAATCTCTTCAAACTGCCGAAGAACGGAACTCTTTTAGTTCGATTTTTGTTTACATATTGCATGTTTTTAAAAAAGAAGACAATGCAATAGATATTATTAAAAAAAGTATTCATAAACCTATAAATCAGTTTTTTATGACACTCTACCAGCAAATAACAGAAAAAAGCAGAATTGAAGGTAAACTCGAAGGAAAAATTGAAGGAAAACTCGAAGGAAAAATTGAAGGAAAACTTGAAGGAAAAATTGAAGGAAAACTTGAAGGAAAACTTGAAGGAAAACTTGAAGGTATATTCGAAGGTAAGGTTGAAGTTATTTTGGCCAGTTATGATGACGGATTGGAATTGTCAAGAATTTCCAAAATCACGGGATTGCGTGATAGTGATATCATTAAAATATTAAAAGAGCATAAAAAAATGAAATAG